In Nicotiana tabacum cultivar K326 chromosome 19, ASM71507v2, whole genome shotgun sequence, one DNA window encodes the following:
- the LOC107763910 gene encoding ubiquitin-like domain-containing CTD phosphatase → MTFSLRVGISLKVKRRILEMQKNGGKKKKKCKRIGVTIGKYETFHERQSQYYYGVLIRKEYLVSHREEKNEMAAESSSAAVAVSPMTAEELTLTVKWSGKEYTVRVCGDDTVGELKRRICEVTRVLPKRQKLLYPKVGSKLADETLLLSQIPLKSSFKMTMIGTVEDDIIVDQVESPDIIDDFELGQEEAVDIKDKEINKQKLKRRVEQHKIELRNPCREGKKLLVLDIDYTLFDHRSTAENPLELMRPYLHEFLSAAYAEYDIMIWSATSMKWVELKMGQLGVLENPNYKITALLDHMAMITVQSDRYGVFDCKPLGLIWAHFPEFYSPKNTIMFDDLRRNFVMNPQNGLAIKPFRKAHVNRSNDQELMKLTQYLLAIADLDDLSVLDHKNWESFNEDNFKRRRHA, encoded by the exons ATGACATTCTCATTACGTGTTGGAATCAGCTTAAAAGTAAAGAGGCGAATACTAGAAATGCAAAAGAAtggtggaaaaaaaaagaagaaatgcaAAAGAATTGGGGTCACAATTGGAAAATACGAAACTTTTCATGAAAGACAATCGCAGTACTACTACGGAGTACTAATTAGAAAGGAGTATCTAGTGAGCCATCGAGAAGAGAAAAACGAAATGGCAGCGGAATCATCGTCGGCGGCAGTTGCAGTGTCTCCGATGACGGCGGAAGAGTTAACGCTGACGGTGAAATGGAGCGGAAAAGAGTACACCGTCAGAGTTTGCGGCGATGACACCGTCGGCGAGTTAAAACGACGCATATGTGAAGTGACAAGAGTGTTGCCTAAACGCCAGAAGCTTCTATACCCAAAAGTCGGTTCAAAACTCGCTGATGAGACTCTCCTTCTATCTCAGATTCCTCtcaaatcctctttcaaaatgaCTATGATCGG GACTGTGGAGGATGATATAATTGTTGATCAAGTGGAATCTCCGGATATCATTGATGATTTTGAGCTTGGACAAGAGGAAGCTGTTGATATTAAGGATAAAGAAATCAACAAACAGAAGTTGAAGAGGCGTGTTGAGCAGCACAAG ATTGAGCTCCGTAATCCTTGCCGTGAAGGTAAAAAGCTGCTTGTTCTGGATATTGATTATACTTTGTTTGATCACCGGTCAACTGCAGAGAACCCACTCGAACTCATGAGGCCTT ATCTTCATGAGTTTCTCTCAGCTGCTTATGCAGAATATGACATCATGATATGGTCGGCAACCAG CATGAAGTGGGTTGAGTTAAAAATGGGACAACTTGGTGTACTCGAGAATCCGAACTATAAAATTACAGCTCTGCTGGACCATATGGCAATGATAACAGTACAATCAGACCGTTATGGAGTTTTTGATTGCAAGCCTTTAGGCCTAATATGGGCTCATTTTCCagag TTTTACAGTCCAAAAAACACTATAATGTTTGATGACTTGCGAAGGAACTTTGTGATGAACCCACAAAATGGGTTGGCTATaaagccattcaggaaggcacacGTGAACCGGAGCAATGATCAGGAGCTCATGAAGCTTACTCAATATTTGCTTGCCATTGCAGATCTTGATGACTTAAGCGTTCTTGATCATAAGAATTGGGAGTCCTTCAATGAGGATAATTTCAAGAGACGCCGACATGCCTAA
- the LOC107763917 gene encoding COBRA-like protein 6 isoform X1 gives MGRGLILVLSLILFIYPTYGYDPLDPNGNITIKWDIMLNNEGSQDVKVSIFNYQLFRHIDQPGWKLSWSWPGNEVIWDMSGAEATEQGDCSAIKATQPPHCCEKEPVIVDLLSGAPYNKQVANCCRGGVLTSLTQDPGKYGASFQMNIGSASYNGSEPRVPENFTLGIPGYTCGDPFKVPPSKFNVDQGRRKTQAIATWNVICSYSQFRASSSPTCCVSLSAFYNNTIVPCPKCSCGCQGQLGADHCVKYGELPPVLQLDHNEPPKPVVQCSHHMCPIQIHWHVKQSYTQYWRVKMTIRNLNYVKNYSQWNLVVLHPNLRSVTQVFSFNYKPLNQYGDTNDTGMFYGIEYYNDMLLQAGETGNVQSELLMHKDEGIFTFREGWAFPRKISFNGEDCVLPSPDDYPRLPNSSLFMSPSIFTIILFFLSFILTIFY, from the exons ATGGGCCGTGGCCTAATTTTGGTGTTATCTCTCATCCTTTTTATTTATCCAACCT ATGGTTATGATCCACTGGACCCGAATGGGAATATCACTATCAAATGGGATATCATGCTAAACAATGAAGGTAGCCAAGAC gttaaagtttcaatctttaattaCCAACTTTTCCGCCACATAGATCAACCTGGTTGGAAGTTAAGCTGGAGTTGGCCTGGCAATGAAGTAATTTGGGATATGTCAGGTGCTGAAGCTACTGAGCAAGGGGATTGTTCTGCAATCAAAGCAACACAACCGCCCCATTGCTGTGAAAAAGAGCCGGTGATTGTTGACCTCCTGTCCGGAGCTCCTTATAATAAACAGGTCGCAAATTGCTGCAGAGGAGGAGTACTTACATCTCTGACTCAAGACCCCGGAAAATATGGTGCTTCTTTTCAGATGAACATTGGAAGTGCTTCCTATAATGGATCCGAGCCTCGTGTACCTGAAAATTTCACACTTGGAATTCCTGgatatacttgtggtgatccttTTAAAGTCCCTCCAAGTAAGTTCAATGTAGATCAAGGACGACGAAAGACTCAAGCCATTG CAACTTGGAATGTGATTTGTTCTTATTCCCAGTTTAGAGCATCATCTTCTCCAACATGTTGTGTTTCCTTGTCTGCTTTCTACAACAACACAATTGTGCCATGCCCCAAATGCAGTTGTGGTTGTCAGGGACAACTAGGAGCAGATCACTGTGTGAA GTATGGTGAGCTACCACCAGTTTTGCAACTAGACCATAACGAGCCGCCAAAGCCAGTAGTACAGTGTTCACATCACATGTGCCCAATTCAGATACATTGGCATGTAAAGCAGAGTTACACACAGTATTGGAGGGTGAAAATGACTATCAGAAACTTAAACTATGTTAAGAACTACAGCCAGTGGAACTTGGTTGTCTTGCATCCAAATTTGAGAAGCGTAACGCAGGTTTTCAGTTTCAACTACAAGCCACTTAATCAGTATGGTGATACCA ATGACACAGGAATGTTTTATGGGATTGAGTATTACAATGACATGTTGCTACAAGCAGGTGAAACTGGGAATGTACAAAGTGAGTTGTTAATGCACAAAGATGAAGGGATTTTCACATTTAGGGAAGGATGGGCTTTTCCAAGAAAGATTTCATTCAATGGTGAAGACTGTGTTTTGCCTTCACCTGATGATTATCCAAGGCTTCCAAATTCTAGTCTATTTATGTCTCCTTCAATATTTACCATCATTCTTTTCTTCCTCTCCTTCATATTAACTATATTTTATTAA
- the LOC107763917 gene encoding COBRA-like protein 6 isoform X3, whose protein sequence is MGRGLILVLSLILFIYPTYGYDPLDPNGNITIKWDIMLNNEGSQDVKVSIFNYQLFRHIDQPGWKLSWSWPGNEVIWDMSGAEATEQGDCSAIKATQPPHCCEKEPVIVDLLSGAPYNKQVANCCRGGVLTSLTQDPGKYGASFQMNIGSASYNGSEPRVPENFTLGIPGYTCGDPFKVPPSKFNVDQGRRKTQAIATWNVICSYSQFRASSSPTCCVSLSAFYNNTIVPCPKCSCGCQGQLGADHCVKYGELPPVLQLDHNEPPKPVVQCSHHMCPIQIHWHVKQSYTQYWRVKMTIRNLNYVKNYSQWNLVVLHPNLRSVTQVFSFNYKPLNQYGDTKFCTSSIVYCTTRLVNLVVSWTRGGPMYNVEGSPDPKLQQNLV, encoded by the exons ATGGGCCGTGGCCTAATTTTGGTGTTATCTCTCATCCTTTTTATTTATCCAACCT ATGGTTATGATCCACTGGACCCGAATGGGAATATCACTATCAAATGGGATATCATGCTAAACAATGAAGGTAGCCAAGAC gttaaagtttcaatctttaattaCCAACTTTTCCGCCACATAGATCAACCTGGTTGGAAGTTAAGCTGGAGTTGGCCTGGCAATGAAGTAATTTGGGATATGTCAGGTGCTGAAGCTACTGAGCAAGGGGATTGTTCTGCAATCAAAGCAACACAACCGCCCCATTGCTGTGAAAAAGAGCCGGTGATTGTTGACCTCCTGTCCGGAGCTCCTTATAATAAACAGGTCGCAAATTGCTGCAGAGGAGGAGTACTTACATCTCTGACTCAAGACCCCGGAAAATATGGTGCTTCTTTTCAGATGAACATTGGAAGTGCTTCCTATAATGGATCCGAGCCTCGTGTACCTGAAAATTTCACACTTGGAATTCCTGgatatacttgtggtgatccttTTAAAGTCCCTCCAAGTAAGTTCAATGTAGATCAAGGACGACGAAAGACTCAAGCCATTG CAACTTGGAATGTGATTTGTTCTTATTCCCAGTTTAGAGCATCATCTTCTCCAACATGTTGTGTTTCCTTGTCTGCTTTCTACAACAACACAATTGTGCCATGCCCCAAATGCAGTTGTGGTTGTCAGGGACAACTAGGAGCAGATCACTGTGTGAA GTATGGTGAGCTACCACCAGTTTTGCAACTAGACCATAACGAGCCGCCAAAGCCAGTAGTACAGTGTTCACATCACATGTGCCCAATTCAGATACATTGGCATGTAAAGCAGAGTTACACACAGTATTGGAGGGTGAAAATGACTATCAGAAACTTAAACTATGTTAAGAACTACAGCCAGTGGAACTTGGTTGTCTTGCATCCAAATTTGAGAAGCGTAACGCAGGTTTTCAGTTTCAACTACAAGCCACTTAATCAGTATGGTGATACCA AATTTTGTACAAGCAGTATCGTCTATTGCACTACTCGACTTGTCAACTTGGTTGTGTCTTGGACCAGAGGCGGACCTATGTATAACGTTGAGGGATCACCAGACCCCAAACTTCAACAGAATCTTGT ATGA
- the LOC107763917 gene encoding COBRA-like protein 6 isoform X2, with protein sequence MLNNEGSQDVKVSIFNYQLFRHIDQPGWKLSWSWPGNEVIWDMSGAEATEQGDCSAIKATQPPHCCEKEPVIVDLLSGAPYNKQVANCCRGGVLTSLTQDPGKYGASFQMNIGSASYNGSEPRVPENFTLGIPGYTCGDPFKVPPSKFNVDQGRRKTQAIATWNVICSYSQFRASSSPTCCVSLSAFYNNTIVPCPKCSCGCQGQLGADHCVKYGELPPVLQLDHNEPPKPVVQCSHHMCPIQIHWHVKQSYTQYWRVKMTIRNLNYVKNYSQWNLVVLHPNLRSVTQVFSFNYKPLNQYGDTNDTGMFYGIEYYNDMLLQAGETGNVQSELLMHKDEGIFTFREGWAFPRKISFNGEDCVLPSPDDYPRLPNSSLFMSPSIFTIILFFLSFILTIFY encoded by the exons ATGCTAAACAATGAAGGTAGCCAAGAC gttaaagtttcaatctttaattaCCAACTTTTCCGCCACATAGATCAACCTGGTTGGAAGTTAAGCTGGAGTTGGCCTGGCAATGAAGTAATTTGGGATATGTCAGGTGCTGAAGCTACTGAGCAAGGGGATTGTTCTGCAATCAAAGCAACACAACCGCCCCATTGCTGTGAAAAAGAGCCGGTGATTGTTGACCTCCTGTCCGGAGCTCCTTATAATAAACAGGTCGCAAATTGCTGCAGAGGAGGAGTACTTACATCTCTGACTCAAGACCCCGGAAAATATGGTGCTTCTTTTCAGATGAACATTGGAAGTGCTTCCTATAATGGATCCGAGCCTCGTGTACCTGAAAATTTCACACTTGGAATTCCTGgatatacttgtggtgatccttTTAAAGTCCCTCCAAGTAAGTTCAATGTAGATCAAGGACGACGAAAGACTCAAGCCATTG CAACTTGGAATGTGATTTGTTCTTATTCCCAGTTTAGAGCATCATCTTCTCCAACATGTTGTGTTTCCTTGTCTGCTTTCTACAACAACACAATTGTGCCATGCCCCAAATGCAGTTGTGGTTGTCAGGGACAACTAGGAGCAGATCACTGTGTGAA GTATGGTGAGCTACCACCAGTTTTGCAACTAGACCATAACGAGCCGCCAAAGCCAGTAGTACAGTGTTCACATCACATGTGCCCAATTCAGATACATTGGCATGTAAAGCAGAGTTACACACAGTATTGGAGGGTGAAAATGACTATCAGAAACTTAAACTATGTTAAGAACTACAGCCAGTGGAACTTGGTTGTCTTGCATCCAAATTTGAGAAGCGTAACGCAGGTTTTCAGTTTCAACTACAAGCCACTTAATCAGTATGGTGATACCA ATGACACAGGAATGTTTTATGGGATTGAGTATTACAATGACATGTTGCTACAAGCAGGTGAAACTGGGAATGTACAAAGTGAGTTGTTAATGCACAAAGATGAAGGGATTTTCACATTTAGGGAAGGATGGGCTTTTCCAAGAAAGATTTCATTCAATGGTGAAGACTGTGTTTTGCCTTCACCTGATGATTATCCAAGGCTTCCAAATTCTAGTCTATTTATGTCTCCTTCAATATTTACCATCATTCTTTTCTTCCTCTCCTTCATATTAACTATATTTTATTAA
- the LOC107763918 gene encoding agamous-like MADS-box protein AGL81, translating to MAEENQNKKKTNNPKTYQVRKECIKRKTMELSTLCDIKCCTIITSPQGELQTWPENLDAVKEVLNMYTQTLSPNKKEEEIDIPTLVDSKLDAVNKRIRYLENKNAGFLSNNKGKKQRIE from the coding sequence ATGGCAGAAGAAAACCAAAACAAGAAGAAAACAAACAATCCCAAAACATATCAAGTCAGAAAAGAATGCATTAAGCGGAAAACAATGGAGCTTTCAACTCTCTGTGATATAAAGTGTTGTACTATTATTACGAGCCCTCAAGGGGAACTTCAGACTTGGCCTGAAAATTTGGATGCTGTTAAAGAAGTTCTTAATATGTACACTCAAACTCTAAGTcccaacaaaaaagaagaagagattgATATTCCGACGTTAGTGGATTCAAAACTTGATGCTGTGAACAAGAGAATTCGTTACTTGGAGAACAAGAATGCTGGTTTTCTTAGTAATAATAAGGGTAAGAAACAGAGGATTGAGTGA
- the LOC107763912 gene encoding LOW QUALITY PROTEIN: uncharacterized protein At4g06598 (The sequence of the model RefSeq protein was modified relative to this genomic sequence to represent the inferred CDS: deleted 1 base in 1 codon) → MANTKGPSSMRSLMYNGKCSLLPPKSPFPSMAPSYLDYVPSSAVNQKGILKPRDGNSHHQRTSSESCLIEEQPSWLDDLLNEPETPVRRGSHRRSSSDSFAYFDAANIARLDYIAQVDNKFGNMTRIPSWGSQDFDYYKDARHAVSYVDQNSSVRRKNRTKDASSNTVLHLRNLSFPREDLRIQSSVSPCLPQDGDRPKSAGSDKQDLAESGKGSAEKKDSSQSKSSSSETDTKRAKQQFAQRSRVRKLQYIAELERNVQVLQAESSEVSAELEFLNQQNLILNMENKALKQRLENLAQEQLIKYLEHEVLERERGRLRALYQQQQQQQPQQLSSSHRRNTSRDLDQQFANLSLRQKEANRDPVSGQLHI, encoded by the exons ATGGCGAACACTAAGGGGCCATCTAGTATGAGAAGTTTGATGTACAACGGAAAG TGCTCTTTACTGCCTCCTAAAAGTCCATTTCCTAGCATGGCCCCGTCTTATCTCGATTATGTTCCCAGTTCTGCTGTCAACCAAAAGGGCATCCTGAAACCCAGAGATGGAAATTCACACCATCAGCGTACTTCCTCTGAAAGCTGTCTTATAGAGGAGCAACCCTCTTGGTTGGACGATCTTCTTAATGAGCCAGAAACTCCTGTACGCAGAGGCAGCCATCGACGTTCATCTAGTGACTCCTTTGCATATTTCGATGCTGCTAACATTGCACGCTTAGATTACATAGCTCAAGTTGATAACAAGTTCGGAAATATGACTCGTATCCCTTCCTGGGGGTCACAAGACTTTGACTATTACAAAGATGCTCGGCATGCTGTTTCTTATGTCGATCAAAACTCCTCAGTCCGGCGGAAGAATAGGACAAAGGATGCATCTTCAAATACAGTATTGCATCTCCGTAACCTTTCCTTTCCCAGGGAAGATCTCCGTATTCAGAGCTCCGTATCACCTTGCCTCCCACAAGACGGAGACAGGCCTAAATCTGCTGGAAGTGACAAGCAGGATTTAGCCGAATCTGGCAAAGGGTCTGCTGAGAAAAAAGATTCTTCTCAAAGCAAGAGTTCTTCATCAGAAACTGACACGAAACGTGCGAAGCA ACAATTTGCTCAACGATCAAGGGTCAGAAAGCTTCAGTACATAGCTGAACTGGAAAGAAACGTACAAGTTTTGCAG GCTGAAAGTTCTGAAGTGTCTGCAGAGCTTGAATTTCTTAACCAGCAGAATCTTATCCTCAACATGGAGAATAAAGCCCTAAAGCAGCGCCTAGAAAATTTAGCTCAGGAACAGCTTATAAAGTATT TGGAGCATGAAGTTCTGGAAAGAGAAAGAGGAAGGCTGCGAGCATTGtatcagcaacaacaacaacagcagccacAACAACTATCTTCCAGCCATCGCCGCAACACCAGTAGGGATCTCGATCAGCAATTTGCAAACCTCTCTTTGAGACAAAAAGAGGCGAACCGTGATCCTGTTTCAGGACAACTTCACATTTGA